In Nocardioides sp. zg-1228, a single window of DNA contains:
- a CDS encoding GrpB family protein, translated as MSGIEVVDPSPRWAEQFEEVATGLRAALAEVPTARVEHVGSTSVPGLAAKPVLDIDVIVAAEHVAAAVAALESVGHVHRGDLGVTGREAFHAPGPPRRNVYVCTAGTLHVRNHLAVRDVLRTRDDLRDAYAAVKRALAAEPGMDIDSYLAGKSAVLQQVLEASGRLAPEELDEIRRLNGG; from the coding sequence ATGAGCGGGATCGAGGTCGTCGACCCCTCGCCCCGCTGGGCCGAGCAGTTCGAGGAGGTCGCCACGGGTCTGCGCGCCGCGCTGGCCGAGGTCCCGACCGCCCGGGTCGAGCACGTGGGCTCCACGTCGGTGCCCGGTCTGGCGGCCAAACCGGTGCTCGACATCGACGTCATCGTGGCGGCCGAGCACGTGGCCGCCGCTGTCGCCGCCCTGGAGTCCGTCGGACACGTCCACCGCGGAGACCTCGGCGTCACCGGCCGCGAGGCGTTCCACGCGCCCGGCCCGCCACGGCGCAACGTCTACGTGTGCACCGCCGGCACCCTGCACGTGCGCAACCACCTCGCGGTCCGCGACGTGCTGCGCACCCGCGACGACCTGCGCGACGCGTACGCCGCCGTCAAGCGCGCCCTCGCGGCGGAGCCCGGGATGGACATCGACTCCTACCTCGCCGGGAAGTCGGCGGTGCTGCAGCAGGTGCTCGAGGCGTCCGGTCGGCTGGCCCCCGAGGAGCTCGACGAGATCCGCCGCCTCAACGGCGGGTGA
- a CDS encoding tRNA (adenine-N1)-methyltransferase produces MSEPSEPSPDVPAEAWSGVHRGPLRVGEWVRLTDQKGRKHNFELVAGKRFFSNKGHLDHDDMIGRDEGFTVTSSAGGQYLVFRPLLNEFVVSMPRGAAVVYPKDAAQIVALADIYPGARVVEAGAGSGALTCSLLRAVGPWGRVTSFELRSEFAEVARRNVHQFFSAPDGQTHPAWDLRLGDLKEGLPALGGQVDRVILDMLDPWNCVDVVADALVPGGIVCAYVATTTQLSRVVETLRTHGGFTEPQPWESMVRDWHVEGLAVRPGHKMIGHTAFLVTARRMAPGAKPPRKTRRPAPGAYGPDYTGPRPADIPPHEPVEQPEVTQPDEA; encoded by the coding sequence ATGTCCGAGCCGTCCGAGCCCTCTCCCGACGTCCCCGCCGAGGCATGGTCCGGCGTCCACCGCGGCCCCCTGCGCGTGGGCGAGTGGGTGCGCCTGACCGACCAGAAGGGCCGCAAGCACAACTTCGAGCTGGTCGCCGGCAAGCGGTTCTTCTCCAACAAGGGCCACCTCGACCACGACGACATGATCGGTCGCGACGAGGGCTTCACCGTCACCTCGTCGGCCGGCGGGCAGTACCTCGTCTTCCGGCCGCTGCTCAACGAGTTCGTGGTCTCGATGCCGCGCGGTGCGGCGGTCGTCTACCCCAAGGACGCGGCGCAGATCGTCGCGCTGGCCGACATCTACCCCGGGGCCCGCGTGGTGGAGGCGGGGGCCGGGTCGGGGGCGCTGACCTGCTCGCTGCTGCGCGCCGTGGGTCCGTGGGGACGGGTCACGTCGTTCGAGCTGCGCTCGGAGTTCGCCGAGGTCGCCCGCCGCAACGTGCACCAGTTCTTCTCCGCTCCCGACGGGCAGACCCACCCCGCGTGGGACCTGCGCCTCGGTGACCTCAAGGAGGGCCTGCCGGCCCTCGGCGGCCAGGTGGACCGGGTCATCCTCGACATGCTCGACCCCTGGAACTGCGTCGACGTCGTCGCCGACGCCCTGGTGCCCGGCGGGATCGTCTGTGCCTACGTCGCCACCACGACGCAGCTGTCCCGGGTGGTCGAGACGCTGCGCACCCACGGCGGCTTCACCGAGCCGCAGCCGTGGGAGTCCATGGTCCGCGACTGGCACGTCGAGGGGCTCGCTGTGCGGCCGGGCCACAAGATGATCGGACACACGGCGTTCCTGGTCACCGCGCGACGCATGGCCCCGGGGGCGAAGCCGCCGCGCAAGACCCGGCGCCCCGCACCCGGCGCCTACGGGCCCGACTACACCGGGCCCCGCCCCGCCGACATCCCTCCGCACGAGCCGGTCGAGCAGCCCGAGGTCACCCAGCCCGACGAGGCATGA